The Salvelinus alpinus chromosome 3, SLU_Salpinus.1, whole genome shotgun sequence genome segment TACCTAACACACCAAGCTCACACACTTCAACTCATCACCACTCACACCATCTGCTACGGAGTTGGCTTGTTTAAAATGGGATGTAAAACAGGATACGCTCACCCCCATTTTGCTCTCCTGTTGGTTTGATCCTGATGCCTGATGAGGAGCAGCTTCTCCAACGGTTTAGGTTCTGCCAGAGGGGAGGACTGGGTGACCCAATTGGAACGCTTTGATGTTGATATGCGCACTCCCCCTGTGAAGACTGTGTATACTAGGAAGGGGGTGAATGAAATCATGTTTTATGTAAAACAACCCTTGTGATGTTCTCATTTGTTTTTGCTTTATGTCTCTGTGATGTGCCAACCCTACCTCTCTTGATCTTCCTCTTTTGAGTATATCATGACCTTTTCTTCGAATCTCTTCCAATAAAGTGTTTTCCCTCTCTTGCCTTCAGATGTATTACTCCCTCTATCCAACACCTACaatcactcattctctctctacttTTACTTaatttcctcccctctctctctctctctacccagcgTTTGGGGCAGTGCTGCAAGGTAGTCTGTTTGGCCTGGCTGCAATGATGCCGGCCTCCTACACCACACCTATCATGAGTGGACAGGGTCTCGCTGGAACCTTCGCTGCCTTCTCCATGATCTGTGCCCTGGCCAGTATGTCTAACACTCGCAACAGGTCCATAACTTCTATTCCAGGATGAGGATAGTAAGCACTTCCTGGTCATGACCCTGTGTTCTGTGTGTAGGTGGCTCAGCCCTGCAGGACAGTGCCTTTGGCTACTTCATCACTGCGTGCGTGGTCGTCTTCCTGGCCATCCTGTCCTACCTCGCTCTGCCTAGTATGGTAAAACCTCCAACTAACACATTCTAATCCAGTGgctctcaactggttttgcctcGGGACCCAAATTGAACCAAGTTGTCTGTCTCAATCCAATATTCacatctttattttttatttttttgcaatcTGGACAACTGTGGTTAATGCTAGTAAATGTACCAATTATATGACAAGGGAACAGTCTCACCTTCCATTTTCAGTCATTCAATTTTGTCCATGTTCTTGATGAAGAATGTTAAGCTTACTGGTTTGAGACCACAAGAAATATAGTTGAggttaaattatttaaaaaatcataATTTCTACACACTTTATACCTGGTTTTAGTCGTTTAAGTTCAGACTGGAGTATTTTTCAATAAAGAAAAACTTGCGACCCATTCAAAACCATTCAAAACCATTTGGGTTGCGACCCACCAGTTTCGAATAGCTGCTCGAATCTACACAGAACATTGGCCCCTACTGATCTGGTTTTCCTAATGGGAGGCTCTGACCTCAATACTGCTTCACTTTGTCAGGGAAGTCGTCATTGGCTCAACAAGGTTATGTGAGGGAAGTTGTTAGCAGGGTGTAGCACTATAAAGCCCCATATCCATAATGTGTCCTCCTACTCAGCTATATGGACAGATTCAGTAACCTGATAATAATATGTAGGGGTGTTAACTTCGGTGTCCTGGTTAAATTTCCAATCTGGCACTCAAACCATCATAGCCACCtggcttccaattggctcatttcatcccctctcctcccccctgtaACTCTTCCTCAGGTTGTTGCTGTAAGAAACTGttatcagtcaacttacctggtataATAAGGGTAAATAGATAATGTAGGCTGGCAAATGTGTTGAATTGTCTTAAAGTCTCTCCCTACCTCGCAGGAGTTTTTCCAGTACTACCTGGAAAGTAATGGATCCAAGCCAGCCGGCGGAGATGAGGAGAACAAGATGAACCTATTGAAAAAAGGTACAGTCAGCAGCTGGAATGTAATAAGACGCTGCTTATATAACCTGAAGCCATTGAAAAATGTGTTTCTCCTTTTGTGTGTAGTAGTATACTCAGCCCAGGGCTCAATGGATTATAGTATCACTATAATCTGCTTGTTTATGCATGTTCCTTGATTTCATTCTCAGTTCTTCTTTAAATTAGCTTCTTTTGCATCTCAATTTGTGTAAAGCTAACAACAAAAGAGGATGTGAGGAATCATACAGACTTTTGCGTTGTGTGACAGACAGCCCAGCAGAGAAGAGTCCAGtggtcagtctgacagaggaGGAAGCCAAGCCCACGATATCTGTGTTTGCCATCTTTAAACAGGCAAGGGACCTGCACAAAGACAATATCAACTAAGTGGTCCTCCCAAGTGAGGAAATTGGTGGTGGAGCCTAAAACCACCCACTTATGTTGTACTCATTTTGTCCTGTGTTTGTAGATCTGGGTAATGGCCCTCTCTGTGTGCTTCGTGTTCACCATCACCATCGGAACTTTTCCTGCAGTCACAGTTGATGTCAGATCCACCATGGCCGATGGAGGTGCCTGGGGTGAGTGTGCTGAGGGAACGTTTATGTTGTAAATGATTACACAAGTCTTTATTCACCTGTGTTTTGCTGTATAAATGGCGTGTGAAGAGAGCGACCAGCATACAGGCTCATAGCATTCATCATCTATATAAAAAAACTAGCAAGGACAATGCCGAACATCTGCCCTTGCGATTATGCTGAAATAGGTTCCAGTATTGATTTTAAGTCTGTGGACTTGTTATTCACCATGCGGTTTATTGTCCCTCTTGTCACCACAGATACATACTTCATCCCTGTGTCGTGTTTCCTGATCTTCAACGTGATGGACTGGGCAGGAAGGAGTCTGACGGCCGTGTGTATGTGGGTGAGTCTTGAGGCCCTGAGCACTAGTTCCACTGACACGGTCTCAAACAGACAAAGACTTGTTGGTGTGGATTCCTACTTAACATCTGTGCTCCCTTAAAATGGTTCCACTTGGCCTGACCAATTGTTCCCCTTGGCCAACTTCTTTGACGTTTCACTGGACCATAGATCAGAATGTCTTGGCGTCTCATCAATCTAAAAGGGAGAGAAGGATAGGCTAATGATTCCCATGACAACAGTATAACATACAATGACATAACACTTTTGTTTAAAAATACCTTAACTTCTCAAAAATGTTAATCCAAATCTGATCCAGATTACTGCCTGGTGATTACATGACGTTATAGGGGTTGTAAACCCCTCCTCCACACCCCATCAAAGTGAATAGAATGGAATTATAGTTGGAAACCTTGTTGGGGAGTATGAGTGAAATCATGCTGAGACACCCGTCCAGTCGGATTTACAGCGCTAGACACAGCACCGAGACTGCCCTGGTAAGGGTCATCAATAAACTCCTAATGAATACTGACTCTGGGGCTGCCAGCATTCTCACACTGCTGGACCTCTGTGTAGTATTCAACAGGGTCAGCCACGCCATCCTGCTGGACCGCATGGAGAAGCTCTTGGGGCCTGTCAGACACAGGACCCCAACCAGTCCAGTACAATCTCACTGATCGCTACCAGTTTGTAGCCATCCTAGTAGGTCAGACAGTTGTGGTCTGACAGAGGGTCCCTCAAGGCTCTGTCCTCGGGCTACTAATGTTTTATATCTGCATGCTGCCACTGGGAAACATCTTGAGGAAACAGACAGGGCTTTCGCTTTTATATGCTGACGAAATAAAAAGCTCTGTCTCCACAAGCACTGACATTGCCAATGCCACTACAAAGTCagtgtaaagtcagtgtggaagaggtgaaaaaattattgttgtctatcaacaatgacaagccaccagggtctgacaatctggatggaaaattactgaggataatagcagtcgatattgccactcctatttgccacatcttcaatttaagcctactagagagtgtgtgccctcaggtctggagggaagtgaaagtcattccgctacccaagaatagtaaagccccctttggctatttgagccagtaatcagcctgttaccaacccttagtaaactcctgtaaaaaattgtgtttgaccagatgcaatgctattttacagtaaacaaacagaatttcagcatgcttatagggaaggacactcaacaagcacagcacatacacaaatgactgatgattggctgagagaaattgatgataaaatgattgtgggggctgtcttgttagaccagtgcagcttttgacattatcgatcatagtctactgctggaaaaacgtatgtgttatttgtctaacagaacacagagggtgttctttaatggaagcctatcaaatatattccagttagaatcaggaattccccagggtagctgtttaggccccttgattttttcaatttttacaaatgacatgccactgactttgagtaaagccagagtttctatgtatgcggatgactcaacactatacacgtcagctactacagagactgaaatgactgcaacactcaacaaagagctacagttagtttcagagtgggtggcaaggaataagttagccctaaatatttctaaaactaaaagcattgtatttggaactaaacactcactaaaccctaaacctcaactaaatattgtaataaataatatggaaattgagcaagttgagttAAAGttaactaaactgcttggagtaaacctagattgtaaactgtcatggtcaaaacatactgatgcagtagtagctaagatggagataaatcaaagtgtatttgtcacgtgcgctgaatacaacagcatTTCACCTTACAGCTTACTTACAGGCTCAAACCAATAGTGtgaaaaaggtattaggtgaacaataggtaggtaaagaaataaaacaacagtaaaaagacaggctatatacagtagcgaggctataaaagtagcacggctacatacagacatcggttagtcaggctgattgaggtagtatgtagatatggttaaagtgactatgcatatatgatgaactgagagtagcagtagcgtaaaagagttggttggtgggtgggacacaatgcagatagcacggttagccaatgtgcgggagcactggttggtcggcccaattgaggtagtatgtacatgaatgtatagttaaagtgactatgcatatatgataaacagagagtagcagcagcgtaaaaagaggggttggggtttttagggccttcctctgacaccgcctggtgcagaggtcctggatgcaggcagcttagccccagtgatgtactgggccatacacactaccctctgtagtgccttgcggtcagaggccgagcaattgccgtaccaggcagtgatgcaaccagtcaggatgctctcgatgttgcagctgtagaaccttttgaggaaatctgtctataataaagcgatgctctgccttcttatcAACAAggaaggtcctacaggccctagttttgtcgcaccttgactaccgTTCAGTCTTGTGGTCAgctgccacaaaaaaggactcgggaaaattgcaattggcaaagggcagcacggctggcccttggatgtacacagagagctaatattaataatacgcatgtcaatctctcctgactGAAAGTAGAGgacagattgacttcatcactacttttatttatgagaggtattgacatgttgaatgcaccgagctgtctgtctaaactactggcacacagctcggacactcaTGCCACACCTCGTGGCAtgccacaagacatgccacgaggtcccttcacagtccccaagtccagaacagactatgggaggcacacagtactacatagagccatgactacatggaactcttttccacatcaagtaactaatgctagcagtaaaattagatttaaaaaaacaccttatggaacagtggggactgtgaagcaacacaaacattggcacagacacacacaagcgcactatacatacacgtgGATTTAGTCATGTAGAtatgtggtggagtaggggcctgagggcacacagtgtgttgtgaaatctgggaatgtaatgttttaaaatggtataatctgccttaatttagctggaccccaggaagagtagctactgctttGGCATGGTGTCAAGGTCCTCCCCTCCAGTGAGGTTCACAACCTGGGTGTGATATTTGACAGTCGGCTCTCGTTTGAGGCTGATATCAAGAGTTTGACCAGTCTAATTCTTCCATCTACGGAACATTGCCAGGTTACGACCTATGGGATCACATCCTGCAGCTGAGCGACTCATCCACGCCTTTATTTAATCCCGTCTGGACTATTGTAACGCCCTGTTTGTTGGCGCATCTGCCAAGTGCTTAAACAGGATACAATATTTCCAGAACTGTGGTGCACGTGTCCTCACCCACACCTCCCCCCAAGAGCACATCACTCTGGTGCTGTCCAAACTCCACTGGCTCTCCATATGCTCACGCACTGACTACACTCCTACCAAGGTATCCACAACTCTGGAACCAAGTATCTGTCTGACCTCCTTCTACCCTTTTTCCCCACACGCACCCTTTGCTCCTCCATCTAACTTCAGCAGCCTCGTAGCAAACTAAAAACTATGGGTGACAGGGCTATCCGTTGCGCTGTTCCGCGGCTGTGGAATGCACTTCCAGACACTAGTAGGGCTGTCCTCCTTTTATGGCACAGCTCAAGACCGTGCAGTTGCTAATTCTGCTAATTCTGTTCTCATGTCCTCCGGatctgatgtcacctgttatataTCTCTTTGTTTGTTGTCTGTTCTGGATTATTTTATGTTTGCGCCTTGTGTGTGAGAAGCGTTTtacaaattaaatgtattatCAATCATTCAGAATTCTGTGAAAAATCTGGTTTGGAACAGAACACTTGATGTGTAGGCCAGTGGTTTGTATTGGAAAAAAGCCCTTGTGTTTTTAGGATGAAGAGGTTGTGTGACTGCTGAAGGAAGtcggttttggtgggtggttgaGGAGTGGTGAAATGAAAGACCCCCTGTTGATTTGGAGTAGCTTCCTGTTTTTAACTAGATCTCATGACTGGGGCTGTAACAACTCCCAGCTCTGGAGTCTGTAATTCACTGGCTGAGAGGTTTCCCCATAGAGATCTAGATGGTGTTCTGTTTCTATTTAATTCTACCTCCGCTCCCTCCCTTCTACATCATGACCCCTATGATTACTTTAGAACAGtctcgtcctccccaattaaggtgccaccaacctcctgtgattctGACTAATTTACATGAAAGGAAATTGCTTTGACTACAATTTGGCTACCCTTATAACGTGATTCAACATATTTTTGCCAGACAATCTAAACCATTAGATTGAGATACAGCCTTGATAACACATTGCTGACCCTAGAACATCCCTTAGCCAGCTGTGAGTACCTCATTAATCTAATCTCCAGCCCATCTGAAAACCTGCCCTGAACCCTAGTCAGCCTCACACCACTCAATGCTCTGTGGTGTTCTATTCTACAGGCCCTACTGCTATCCAATCCAATTGAAATAATCAAATGCAATGCAATTAAGCTTGGCCACGGGTGGAATAGTTAAATTATTTCACTGAAAATGTTTCCCTATCCCTTTTTACAGCGCTGTGTTTTATTAGCCTCGCTTCGTGCTGAAGTTGAGTGTGAGTTGAGTTGTTTATTTCTCCTGCCAGCTCTGAATTCTGTAACTAAAGGTTTCATTTGGAGTTCACAGGCTCCTTGTCTAAGCTTTTCAtttgaatgtgtgtgggtttcaAACCCCGTCTTATCCAGGGTGTGGCTCTGTCTCAGGCTACATAACCTTGCACTACTGTCTCCCACTCATACATTACTGAAGATACACAGGAAGTGGGTATAACCCTCAGCAACCTGACATTTCAGCACACCTGACCAGCAACTTTCTTGTTGACAAAATAAAATATGAAGAGAGGTGATTGCGATCAGGGTTCACATTCATAAGTGATCTGTTTTAAACAGAGTATACAGTATAAGAGTGGAGTGGATCTGTACGATGTGTTGATGCGTACTGAGATGTCCTCTTTTGTCCTGTCAGCCCGGTAAGGACAGCGTCATCCTGCCCGTCATGGTGGGTCTCCGTGTGGTCTTTGTGCCTCTCTTTATGCTGTGTAACGTCCAGCCCAGGAACAACCTGCCCGTGCTGTTCACCCACGACGCCTGGTACATCGTCTTCATTATCctcttctccttcagcaatgGATACCTGGCCAGCCTCTGCATGTGCTTTGGACCAAAGTAAGACCATCACCAGTGAC includes the following:
- the LOC139571019 gene encoding equilibrative nucleoside transporter 1-like; amino-acid sequence: MTAINAPRDKYNAVWIIFFILGLGTLLPWNFFMTATTYFTNRLKDPAVEGSAILTANATVVEGDTRSVLESKFNNVMTLCAMVPLLIFTCLNSFIHQRIPQNWRIAGCLSVILVVFLLTAVLVKVDMGPLPFFSLTIIKIICINSFGAVLQGSLFGLAAMMPASYTTPIMSGQGLAGTFAAFSMICALASGSALQDSAFGYFITACVVVFLAILSYLALPSMEFFQYYLESNGSKPAGGDEENKMNLLKKDSPAEKSPVVSLTEEEAKPTISVFAIFKQIWVMALSVCFVFTITIGTFPAVTVDVRSTMADGGAWDTYFIPVSCFLIFNVMDWAGRSLTAVCMWPGKDSVILPVMVGLRVVFVPLFMLCNVQPRNNLPVLFTHDAWYIVFIILFSFSNGYLASLCMCFGPKKVAQREAETAGTIMAFFLSLGLALGAALSFVFRIII